One Coccinella septempunctata chromosome 8, icCocSept1.1, whole genome shotgun sequence genomic window carries:
- the LOC123319407 gene encoding uncharacterized protein LOC123319407: protein MITVHQSIDTYFLAELFEYKSLELIKLMQRTSLSRRQSLEIVKQNFHDIVVYQQELYECFRLIRDIIGGIIAPGVTVFIPAAATVSVAFMRDFNIAYLQVFVLTIILCYLCVDSIQRITDLGEIIQETAYGMDWYEMDKKMNNEFIIFLMKLQLPLEIKSFWFVMQKPLYLSVTFFLLMIF from the exons ATGATAACAGTGCACCAATCTATTGATACATATTTTCTGGCTgaactttttgaatataaaagtTTAGAGTTGATAAAACTAATGCAGAGAACTTCATTGAGTCGACGGCAGAGTTTGGAAATTGTGAAACAAAACTTTCACGATATTGTGGTTTATCAACAAGAACTTTACGA GTGTTTCAGATTGATAAGGGATATAATAGGTGGAATAATAGCACCAGGAGTAACGGTGTTTATACCAGCCGCTGCGACTGTCTCAGTAGCTTTCATGAGG gaTTTCAATATCGCCTACTTACAAGTGTTTGTATTAACTATTATTTTATGCTACCTCTGCGTGGATTCCATTCAGAGAATTACAGATTTG GGTGAAATTATTCAAGAGACTGCTTATGGCATGGATTGGTATGAAATGGATAAGAAGatgaataatgaattcattattttccttATGAAACTTCAATTGCCTCTTGAGATCAAGTCATTTTGGTTCGTTATGCAGAAGCCTTTATATCTCTCGGTAACTTTCTTCTTGCTAAtgattttttaa